One Amaranthus tricolor cultivar Red isolate AtriRed21 chromosome 1, ASM2621246v1, whole genome shotgun sequence DNA window includes the following coding sequences:
- the LOC130806808 gene encoding uncharacterized protein LOC130806808, whose product MAGNGLPTLGRVKLADIVAKEGLPSDSYKVSVSTLCQSLAQYSAAIVQFPAADGALVRSCLESARLYFHHRPSYPSEDMIHTNESREWCKTSGYYADPQLWQENYDFRPGLTPAEPGNGNDFSPAGLADIFALLGKAARDILDAISFNLSLRSSPFTEILDNVPLRSREISSSVLSVCCQARPTFHGAQHHNLTSQEDGSLMMFHEHEHPADKSLISIVKSDKAGLHIRDFQGHWVLVDGDLGPQEAVIYPGLALYQATAGYINPALHRIEINNPQSNIHGRCSVTFKLMPKSMTNLSCSEMRAAGHGVEAQFQLPVSVDDFMQRPHPTDNHLNRQSVPSFNFSATNDGAMKPLIKRRKSNSKCKPLPPSKRLRLEAQRVLKERVQDIADKKGIKLRFCSLKECENHIHSLDSPCANIRMEIGWPPGVPFVHPHDLPNKAKIGFLEAYEPGWTITHDMELSLIDPGQSTQHSGLCYLLHSFMLQRILEALINGGF is encoded by the exons ATGGCAGGCAATGGCCTGCCAACGTTGGGCCGTGTAAAGCTAGCTGATATTGTAGCCAAGGAAGGCCTTCCTTCTGATTCATACAAGGTATCTGTATCAACATTATGTCAATCCCTAGCGCAGTACTCTGCTGCTATTGTTCAATTTCCTGCTGCGGATGGTGCTCTTGTGCGATCTTGTCTTGAATCTGCCCGTCTCTACTTTCACCACCGGCCTTCATACCCTTCTGAAGATATGATTCATACGAATGAGTCACGAGAGTGGTGCAAAACATCTGGTTATTATGCAGATCCCCAACTCTGGCAGGAGAATTATGATTTTCGACCCGGGTTGACACCTGCAGAACCCGGGAACGGTAATGATTTTTCTCCTGCTGGTTTGGCTGATATTTTTGCGTTGCTGGGAAAAGCAGCAAGAGACATATTAGATGCCATAAGCTTTAATTTGAGCTTGCGCAGCTCACCTTTCACTGAGATTCTTGATAATGTACCCTTAAGAAGCAGGGAAATTTCCTCTTCTGTGTTGTCTGTTTGCTGTCAAGCTAGGCCTACATTCCATGGAGCACAGCATCATAACTTAACAAGCCAAGAAGATGGTAGTTTGATGATGTTTCATGAGCATGAACATCCAGCTGATAAGAGTTTGATATCTATTGTTAAGTCTGATAAAGCAGGTTTGCATATAAGAGATTTCCAAGGTCATTGGGTTCTTGTTGACGGAGATCTTGGCCCTCAAGAAGCAGTAATTTATCCTGGACTAGCATTGTATCAGGCAACTGCTGGTTACATAAACCCTGCACTTCATAGGATCGAAATCAACAATCCTCAAAGTAACATTCATGGGAGATGTTCTGTAACATTTAAACTCATGCCTAAATCAATGACTAATCTAAGTTGTTCTGAGATGAGAGCTGCTGGTCATGGAGTTGAAGCACAGTTCCAGCTTCCAGTATCAGTTGATGATTTTATGCAAAGACCACATCCTACTGACAATCATTTGAATCGACAGAGTGTTCCAAGTTTCAATTTTTCTGCTACAAATGACG GAGCAATGAAACCATTGATTAAGAGAAGGAAGAGCAACTCTAAGTGCAAACCCCTTCCACCTTCCAAGAGGTTACGGCTTGAGGCACAACGAGTTCTCAAAGAGAGAGTTCAGGACATTGCGGATAAAAAGGGCATCAAGCTGAGATTTTGCAGCCTGAAGGAGTGTGAGAATCACATTCATTCACTTGACAGTCCGTGTGCTAATATAAGAATGGAGATTGGATGGCCACCAGGAGTCCCATTTGTTCATCCCCATGATCTGCCTAACAAGGCAAAAATTGGTTTTCTGGAGGCTTATGAACCTGGTTGGACAATAACACATGACATGGAGTTGAGTCTCATAGACCCTGGACAATCAACTCAACATTCTGGCCTCT